The sequence ATTGCTTATTTGAGCTCAAATGGATGTCGCAAGCATTAACGCTGGAATGAATGTTGAATTTATTGCTTTCTTAACCATACTGTTAGTTGCATACCGGTGTTTGTTGCCCTTATATAGGTTTTTAGTATTCCGTGAAAAATTTTGGGGAAATGGTAAATTGAGCCAACATCGTATCTATAACTTTCTATTTTAAATTTTAACTTTTGTGATAATTTTATAAAGGATTTTAAATCAAACTCGTACAAATGAAAGGGAGGATGCATAGGGCTCAGGTGTGTTACATAATTTGTTCCTATGAGTCTATAATAAAAATTTATAAGTTTTGCTATCAGCCATTTTGATGAGGGAACTTCAATATGAATTATGCCATTTGGTTTTAACCACCTGAATGCTTTTTCAAGGCACTTTGATGATTCGTATAAGTGTTCAAAAACAGCACCAAAAGTTATAAAGTCAAAGAATTCTGGTTCATAGTCTGCATCTTCTATTGCACACAATTTTAGTTTTTCCTTCTTTATTCCCATTTTAGAGATGGCTCTTTCATAAAAAGAGATAGAAGGTTCGAGTCCGTATACGTCAAAACCTTCATTTTCCATTGAGAGCATTGCTTTTCCTAAACCTGCACCAATGTCAAGGGCTTTCATACCTGGTTTAAAATCTAACAGTTTTTTTGCTTCTTGAATTTGAGAACTGAAATAGGTTGGATTCCAAACAAAGTATTCATCTTTCCAATAGTCTTCTGGAGGCATTCCATAATGGTCTTGCAGATCAAATGGAATAGGTTGAGGGTTTGAATAAATGAGACCGCAGTTAGTACATTTTAATATGGTCACAGATATTCCTGTTTTAGTCTTAGGTCTGAATCCCTGAGGCTTGTTCAATCGCTGTCCCAAA comes from Thermonema lapsum and encodes:
- a CDS encoding class I SAM-dependent methyltransferase, with the translated sequence MKRYIFKEISFCEMCGDKTENHKVLGQRLNKPQGFRPKTKTGISVTILKCTNCGLIYSNPQPIPFDLQDHYGMPPEDYWKDEYFVWNPTYFSSQIQEAKKLLDFKPGMKALDIGAGLGKAMLSMENEGFDVYGLEPSISFYERAISKMGIKKEKLKLCAIEDADYEPEFFDFITFGAVFEHLYESSKCLEKAFRWLKPNGIIHIEVPSSKWLIAKLINFYYRLIGTNYVTHLSPMHPPFHLYEFDLKSFIKLSQKLKFKIESYRYDVGSIYHFPKIFHGILKTYIRATNTGMQLTVWLRKQ